In one Bacteroidota bacterium genomic region, the following are encoded:
- a CDS encoding polysaccharide biosynthesis C-terminal domain-containing protein encodes MRPGSSTAYQLYKLGSFGSTLLFSMFMAHWLGRGEQLDAYETALLYVGGFSAPLGYALGQVFQQGYLPHSRLLPHWQLGSLWGLVAGLAVGLGLWLSRSLSLQLVYPSAVLAFALTAGLQLELYILKRRPPHSLLIFASWYHGGYFLACLLPVYLWQDLGASLWAAAGVALLRYLILTRLLWQDPAAPRQRATEQLWPLFWPVLGAGLLGIGARYFDGFLIRYADPDHFVLFRYASRELPLSVLLASSLSAYWAGRVADVGGITPQHTLAMRRASTRLMHQVFPLSILLVLLAPLLYRLLYGPQFTEAAGVFSLYLLLVIPRCLLPQALLVGLRLNALLLRIALWELLLHLALSLLLVHTLGYAGAAWATLAAYSLEKILLVHHARRRGVRLRQYLSIRTWLLYSLALVLSWGASWLFFS; translated from the coding sequence ATGAGGCCCGGCAGCAGCACCGCCTACCAGCTATACAAGCTGGGCAGCTTTGGCAGTACGCTGCTATTCAGCATGTTTATGGCACACTGGCTGGGCCGGGGCGAGCAGCTGGATGCCTATGAGACGGCCCTGCTGTACGTAGGGGGCTTCAGTGCGCCACTCGGCTATGCCCTGGGGCAGGTGTTTCAGCAGGGCTACCTGCCACATAGCCGCCTGCTGCCCCACTGGCAGCTGGGCAGCCTGTGGGGCCTGGTGGCCGGCCTGGCAGTGGGGCTGGGCCTGTGGCTTAGCCGCAGCCTGAGCCTACAGCTGGTGTATCCGTCGGCAGTATTGGCCTTTGCCCTCACGGCGGGCCTGCAGCTGGAGCTTTACATCCTGAAGCGGCGGCCTCCGCATAGCTTGCTCATTTTTGCCAGCTGGTACCACGGGGGGTATTTTTTGGCCTGCCTGCTGCCCGTCTACCTGTGGCAAGACCTGGGTGCCAGCCTGTGGGCTGCTGCCGGCGTGGCCCTGCTGCGCTACCTGATCCTTACCCGGCTGCTGTGGCAGGATCCTGCTGCCCCCCGGCAGCGTGCCACTGAGCAGCTGTGGCCCCTATTCTGGCCCGTGCTGGGGGCTGGCCTGCTGGGCATTGGTGCACGGTACTTCGATGGTTTTCTGATCCGCTATGCCGACCCCGATCACTTTGTCCTATTCCGCTACGCCTCGCGCGAGCTTCCGCTTAGCGTGCTGCTTGCCAGCTCGCTCTCGGCCTACTGGGCCGGGCGGGTGGCCGATGTGGGGGGCATAACCCCCCAGCATACGCTGGCCATGCGGCGGGCCAGCACCCGCCTGATGCATCAGGTGTTTCCGCTCAGCATCCTGCTGGTGCTGCTGGCCCCCCTACTCTACCGCCTGCTCTACGGCCCCCAGTTTACCGAGGCTGCGGGTGTATTCAGCCTATACCTCCTGCTGGTTATACCGCGCTGCCTGCTGCCCCAGGCCCTGCTGGTAGGCCTGCGGCTGAATGCCCTGCTACTCCGCATAGCCCTATGGGAGCTGCTGCTGCACCTGGCCCTCTCCCTACTGCTGGTGCACACCCTGGGCTATGCTGGGGCCGCCTGGGCCACCCTGGCGGCCTATAGCCTGGAGAAGATACTACTGGTGCACCATGCCCGGCGCAGGGGTGTGCGGCTGCGCCAGTATCTTTCCATCCGCACCTGGCTGTTGTACAGCCTGGCGCTGGTGCTCAGCTGGGGTGCCAGTTGGCTATTTTTTTCGTGA